GGTGTGCCCCTTGAGGGCTTCGTCGGCGATGGCTTTTAACGGGATGAACTTCTTTCCGCGATAGCCGCCGTCGGCGGTGATGAGCAGCTCGGGAGTGGAATCGTCGATGCGGTTGCGGAGCGATTCGGCGGAGAAACCGCCGAAGACCACGCTGTGAACCGCGCCGATGCGGGCGCAGGCCAGCATGGCGATGGGCAGTTCCGGTATCATCGGCATGTAGATGGCCACGCGGTCGCCTTTGCGCACGTTGTGGCTTTTCAGCACCAGCGCGAAACGGTTTATCTCGCGGTAGAGGTCGCCGTAGGTGAGGACGCGGCTGTCGTTCTCGTCGTCCCCTTCCCAGATGAGCGCCGCCTTGTTGCGGCGCGGGCCGTGCGCGTGGCGGTCAACGCAGTTGTAGCTTACGTTGAGCTTGCCCCCCTTGAACCATTTGACCATCGGGGTTTTGAATTCCCACTCGCAGACGGTATCCCACTTTTTGTACCAGTGAAGCTCTTCGGCCTTTCCGGCCCAGAAGGCATCGGGGTCTTTGATGGAGCGTTCGTACTCGGCGCGGTATGCCTCCAGCGAACCGACGAATGCGTGTTCGCTCTGCTCTTTGTGCGGCGCGAAAACGCGCTCCTCGGTTTGCATGGAAACGATGGTCTTTTTGGTCTCGGTCATTTCTCTCCCTCTTGTACCATGCCATTCTGAGCCGTTGGCGAAGAATCCCTTATCGGGGTAGGTGCGACTTCAGTCGCACATTGGCGCGGAGCGCCAAGAGAGAGGTCGGCCCTGCGGGCCGATTGTGCGGCTAAAGTCGCACCTACCCGGAAAGAGATCATTCGCCCTTAAAGGGCATTTCCGCGGCGGTTTGTTTACACTTCGCTACGCTCGTGTCAAAATGCCGGAACACCCGCCGTTGGCGGCTGTCCGCATTTTTTCCGCCGCTCCTTCGCTACGCTCAGGATGACACACGCATAACCTGTATCCCTGCCGAAAATCATAATCCCGCGCGGTTGGTATGAAAAGCCCAAACTTCCCCTCAACCTCCGGCTAACGATTGATTGTCATGCCCCGGGCATCCAGGCTTTATTCTTTTGGGGAAAAACCTACGCCGCGCTCCGCGCTTTTACCTGGCGTTCTATGAGGTCTCCGGCGCGGTCGATGGCGGTATCCATTTCAAAGCGTTTTTGAAGATTGAGCCAAAACCCGGCGGACATGCCAAAATAACGCCCCAAGCGCAGGGCTGTGTCGGCGCTGATGCCGCGCTTGCCCAGAACGATCTCGTTGACGCGGCGCGGCGGCACCGCGATGCCTCCCGCCAGCGCACGCTGGCTGATCCCCAGCGGCTCTAAAAATTCCTTAAGCAACAGCGTGCCGGGATGCACCGGCTTGAGTTTATTTTTCGACATTTTTTACCGCCTCCATCATCAGTGGTAATCGCATATCTCCACATCAGCGTCGTTCCCGTTTTCCCGGCGGAAACATATCCGCCGCTGGCCGTTGATCCGGATACCCCATTGTCCCCTTCTGTTGCCGCCCAAGGCCTCAAGCCTATTGCCGGGCGGAAGCCGCAGATCGTCTATCCGCTCGGCGGCATCCAGCATGATAAGTTTTTCAAAAGCCCGTTGGGCCAGGGAATCCGGGAATTTTTTAACCCTTCTTCGCTCAAAGATTGCCTTTGCGTCCTTGTCCTTGAAATTCCGTATCACAATCGTATATTGGCACATGTAACGGTACCCGTATATATTATGCGGCTCAAAATAGCAAGAAGCCGAGAGCGCGAAAGAATGGGAAAAGAACTTTGAAAATATTTCCGGGTGCCGGGTCAAGACCCTCATTCCCCTACTCTAATTCCTTCCCCATCACCATTTCGGTAAGGGCCAGCGTCTTCAATTCAATCTCCGGATCCCGGTAGTAATGGTCCAAGCCGGGTTCGAGGATGATAAGGGAATCCGGGATTATTTCATGCGCTAACAGCGTTAGGCCGTCATTTGGACCGCGAGGACTGAGTTCTTGGTACCTGGCTCTTACATCATCCGATACTTGTCCCGAAAGTGGAACGGCCACATATTGCACTTTGAGAAGGCCGGCGGGGAAGCGTAACTTCGCGAAGCGCGGGGAAGCGGTTCCCACGGCCAACTCGGGAACGACGGACGAATCAATTCCCTGTATCCAGAGGACAAACTTCGCAAGCCACCACTTGGGCCACAGGAGCGCATTATCCGCCAGATAAGTGCCTCTCAAAATGCCGCCAACGCTTACCCATGCCTTAACTATTGACACATCGGATTCTGAAATGAATCCTCCTCCGAGAGCGACAGACGCATCGGTGCTTCCTTTACTGGTGCTTACTAGAATGATCTTCTTTTGTTTTCCAAGGTGCCGTCTAATGCTAGAAACAATAATTTGCGCGTTGGCGGCGACTCCGCCATCTTCAAGGGTTTCTATCAGTTCAACGTCAAATCCCGACTCCGCGAGTTTTTTCATAGGCTTTGAGAAATCGGCTCCCGTTTGCCTGTCGCTTTTATAATGGAATCCGGGCACAAAAAGAATTTTGTATTCCTGATTTTTTCCGGACGGAGAATGGCCCCCTCTCCTTATCCGATCGAGTATCGCCAAGAACTCTTGGTTCGCCAGGCGGTTCGCGGAAGACGATAGTACCCCGTTGATGAATATTAATGTGGCATAATCCACGGAGAAGGAAACCGCAAGTCTTTCCAGACCCTCTTCACTAAAGCCGCCATCCCCGCGTAGAGCGCCCGCACGGTATCCAGCCTGAAACGAGCTGTCATTTAACAATGAAAACAGCTCGGCGGCCTCCCGCGAATCCACCTCGGTCTCCATAAAACGGTCAACCATGTATCCTCTTACTTTTATGGGTTGCGCTTCCGATTCGCCAATAAAAAATGGAAGGAGAAGACTTGGAAACAAAATGCTGAAAACGGCCTTCGTCAGCGGGCCGGCGGTGTTGTTACTTTTTTTCAAGAATCACGAATTCCATGAAATCGGGGACACGGTTGAAATCAAGTTTTGCATTATGCGATATTTTCAAAATGATCTCCGTTTAGCACCTTCCCCCCATGAGAAAAACAATACGCGCCCCGGTAAAAATAGTCAAATTATTTACCCAGATACGGCATGGCCGCCGATTTTCAAGCCCCGCGCATCCACTAAAGCGCGGTGGTTGTCAGCGCGTCCCGTCTTTTAAGTGCGGGCCGGGAACGCGCGCGAATTCTTTTGTGTTGTTGGTGACGAGCGTACTGCCCAAACTCAAGGCGCGGGCGGCGATAAGCATGTCCAGCGAACCGATGAATGTGTGTTCGCTCTGGTGCTTGTGCGGCGCGAAGACGCGCTCTTCGGTTTGCATGGAAACGATGGTCTTTTTGGTCTCGGTCATATCTCCCCCTACGGATGCGTCCGTGTGAAAATCATAATCCCGCGCGATGCGGTTGAAAAGCCCAAACTTGCTGAGGGATTGTCATGCCGGGCTTGACCCGGCATGACAAAGCAAAAATCCCCCCGGATTTATTTGCCCCGTGGCGAAGTATGAGATAATCTTTGCGGCAACCTGGAGTCTCAACATATATGAAGAATTTCACATGGCCGCTTGTGGCGGCATTGTTGATTTGCGCCGCGCCCGCCGCCGTGCGGGCGGAGGAGGAAGCGCCGTTCCCCTTTGAGATGGCGCCGGAAGGCAACATCCTTGACGAGCCGGAGAAAGCCGTCGCCCCGCCGCGCCTGGAAAGTCTCCTCAGTCTCGAAATGCGGGTGGCGCTCATCCGCGCCGCCTCGTCCGCCACTCTCGCCGGCGAGGGGAACCTGCTCATCACTTCCGCCGAGAGCGGCGCGCGCCTCAACACCGGCGATCTCCAAACTATTACCGTCCAGCGCAGCCCGCACGGCATCCGCATCAACACGCTCGTTTTCCCCATCCGCTCCATCCGGGTGGAATCGCCGGACGGCATTATCGGCATCAACGGCAAGCGTTATCGCGGCTACATTGTTTTGTGGGATAACGGCAAGGGAACCTTCGACGTGGTGAACCACGTCATGCTGGAGGATTACCTTCGCAGCGTGGTGGCGGCCGAGATGCCGAAATCGTGGCCGGTGGAAGCCCTGAAAGCGCAGGCGGTTGCCGCCCGCACCTACGCGCTTTTCCGGCGGCAGGAAATGAACGAAAACTACTTCGATCTGGAAACCACCGTGATGGATCAGGTATACGGCGGCGTGGCCAACGAAGACCCCCGCACCGACAAAGCGGTCAGCGGCACCGCCGGGATGATCCTGATGTACAAGAATCAGGTGGCCCGCACCTTCTTCCACGCCAACTGCGGCGACCGCACCGAGGATGGAGTCGAAGTCTTCCAAAAGGTGAGTGTGCCGTATCTCAAATCGGTGCCGTGCGAATACGGCAAAAAATCCCCCTATTACACATGGCAGATCGGCGTGCGGATGAACGAGATCGAGGCGGCCCTCGCCCGCGCCGGGCTTCACCGCGGCAAAATCGCATCGCTTGCCACGCAAAGCCGCACGAAGACCGGGCGCGTGAAAACGCTTGCCCTGCACAACGGACGCAACGTGACGATGGTGGACGCCGTCGCTTTCCGCCTGGCGCTCGGCCCGGCCCGCCTGAAAAGCACCCGGTTCACCATCCAAAAACAGGGCACCATGGTCACATTCAAGGGAATCGGTTACGGTCATGGCGTGGGTCTCTGCCAGTGGGGAGCCAAGGGGATGGCGGACGCCGGACGCCGCTTCGGCGATATTTTGGGCAAGTACTATCCCGGCGCAACCGTCGCCGTCAATGTTCTCGCTTCCGTGCCGGAGTGAGCCATCAGCACGCGGCTGGCCGATTACGATTTTCCGCTGCCGCCGGAACTCATCGCCCGATACCCCGCCGATAAACGCGACCGGTCGCGCCTCATGCGGCTCGACCGCGCCACCGGCGCAATCTCGCATCACACCTTCGCCGATCTGCCGGAACTGCTCAATGGCGGCGATACCCTCGTGCTGAACGAGACCCGCGTGATCCCCGCCCGCGTTTTCGGCACAATTCCCGCCGGAGCGGAAATCGAGATGCTGGTTGTCCGGTTCGACGCGGGCGAAGTCGTCGCCATGGTGCGCGGCCTCAAAAAACTCAAACCCGGAATGCGGATTGATTTTGGCAATGGGCTGAGCGGGGAATTTCTGCGGCGCGAAGGGGAGATGGGCGTTTTCCGGTTCGCGTTGCCGGAGGAGGCGGTCAAGGAATGGCTCCGCGTTCACGGCGCCATTCCGCTGCCGCCGTATATGGAGCGGGAAGAGGAACCGCTCGACCGCGAACGGTATCAAACCGTTTTTGCGGCGAAGGACGGCTCCTGCGCCGCCCCCACCGCCGGACTCCATTTCACGCCGGAGCTTTTGGCGCGGTTGGCGGAAAAGAAGGTTTTGCGGGAAAAAATCACTTTACATGTGGGACCCGGCACGTTCAAGCCCATTACCGAAGAAGACATTACCCGCCACGCCATCGACCCCGAATACGCCGACGTGCCGCGCCCGCTGTTTGACCGCCTGCTGGATGCAAAGCGGCGCGGCGGGCGCGTGGTGGCGGTCGGCACCACCGTCACCCGTTCGCTGGAGGCGGCGGCGCGGCACGGCGGCGAATTCAGCGGCCCGACGGGGCTTTACATATCGCCCGGCTTCGAGTTCCGCGTGGTGGACGCGCTCATCACGAACTTCCATCTGCCGAAATCGTCGCTGCTGGTGCTGGCCGCCGCCTTCGCGGGACGCGAACGGATTTTGGCCGCCTACGCCGCCGCGGTGCAAGAGCGCTACCGCTTTTACTCCTACGGCGACGCGATGCTGATTATCTAGACATGGCGGAACAAATTTTTTTATTGCATTTATTCTTATTTGTCGTAGCATTCAACATTAAGATGATATCCACGATATCAAGCCTGACATTTCCCGATGCGGGCGCTATTCTTTTTTCTCAACCCATCAACCATTTAAGGGGAAACCATCGATATGTTCGCCGAGCCTGACGGCCAAAAGACCGCTCTCGTTCAACCGTTCAACGACAATGGCGCGCTGGACGCGTGCCGCGATTGCTCCGGCGCAAAGTGCTGCGGGAACATAAAGCATGGCGGCACCATCGAGCCTCCGTTCCTGACGTCGTTCGACGTGGCGCAGATCGGGAAATTCACGGGGCTGCACCCGGATGTCTACTCTGAAATCGTCGTGAATCCCCACACCGGCAACGAGGTGCGCTTTTTAAAAACCACCTCCCGCGAGGGGTGCCATTTCCTGAATGAGGGGCGCTGCACCATCCACGATCACCGGCCGATCGACTGCCGCCTTTTTCCGCTGGACTTGAAAATGGTGGAAGGGGAGCTGACTTGGGTTATTTATAGCTACAATCACTGCGAACTGACGGCGCGCGACATGGCGATCCTCGCCAAGCAGATGAAAACGGCGCTTGCCGCGCTGGGAAGCGAGACCGAGGATTATGCCACCGTCCCGGTGCCGGGCATGAAAAACATCCCGTTCAAGGTTGTGGGACGGGCATTGGAAAAGCCGGTCATCGTATAATATCCGCGCCATCTGACGTAGCGCGCAAATGACGCGGGTTGTCCGCTTTTTTGAATCTCCGCTTTCCCACCCATAACTAAAAACCTCTCCCGTTGGGAGTGGTTTTTAGTTATGGCGGAGAGGGGGGGATTCGAACCCCCGGTACGGTTTCCCGTACACACGCTTTCCAGGCGTGCACCTTCAACCGCTCGGTCACCTCTCCGTTATAGGCTTTGGTCGGCGGCTGGTGATGCCGCGCGGCCTTGTGGGCGCATTTATCTTTATGAAACAGGACTGTCCGGTTTTTTTGGCGGAGAGGGGGAGATTTGAACTCCCGGTACGGTTTCCCGTACAACGGTTTTCGAGACCGTCGCCTTCAACCGCTCGGCCACCTCTCCACTATAAAAATGGTGCGCCCGAGAGGATTTGAACCTCTGACTTTCAGAACCGCAATCTGACGTTCTATCCGGGCTGAACTACGGGCGCATAATGACCGGCTGCATTTCCGGAAGCGGTAATGATACATAAAACCGCCCTAAAGGGCAAATAAATCCGCGCATCAAAAAGCCCCTTTCGTATTACCATGCAGATATGGAGCACCGCGCGGCGGCTGACCGCATTTTAGCAATCTCCCCTGCCTGGGGGATACCCGCCTTTTGGCGCGCTTCGGGGTGCGCGGAAAAGCGGCTGTTTATCCCGCTGACGGATGGATGAACCGATGATGCCGCGCAAGGGATGGGCGGTTCTCGCGGCGATGTTCCTGTGCGCCTGCGGCCAAACTTCCAGTTCGCTCCCTGGCGGAGGGGGAGGCAATGGCGGTGGCGGCTTGTCCCCCACCGGTTCCTGTTATACCGCGCCGTCCCGCACGTCGTCGGGCGGCGGGACCACCATCCTTTCCGGCACCGTTTATTACGAAGACCGCACCTACGATGCCACCGGCTTCACGGGCGTTGCCTGTCTGCCGGTGCGCAATGCCGCCGTCGAGCTGGTGAGCGGCTCCGCCGTGGCCGCCGCCGCCACGACCGATGCCGCCGGCGCCTACAGCCTCACGCTTCCCGCCGCGGGCACCTATTACGTCCGGGCGCTCGCCCAAAGCGGGGCGGTGTATGCCGCCGTGGTGAAGGATGAGCTCGACAGTTCCACTTACGCCGTCCGTTCGGCGGATATCGCGGCGGCGGGCGGGGATACCTGGAATGTGACCCTTTCCGCCGGGATGACGGGGGCCGGTTCCGCATTCAACATTTACGATAACCTCGTCAAGGCCCAGTCGGTGTTGCTGAAATACGCTCCCGCCGCAACGCTGCCATCCCTGACCGCCTATTGGCACACCGGCAAAACCACCGGCACCTACTATTCCCTTTCCGGCGGAGCGCATCGGTTGGATATTCTCGGCAGCGCCTCCGATTCCGATGCGTATGACGACAGCGTGATTCTTCACGAGATGGGACACTACGCCGCCGCCGTCTTCTCGAAAGACTCTTCCGGCGGCGGCGCGCACGGTCTGACGGGACACTACGATATCCGGCTTACATGGAGTGAAGGATGGGCCAACTTCTTTTCAAGCCTGGTGAAGGCGGAGTTGGGAGAGCCGAATCCCCATGTGTATGTGGATACCAATGGCGGCAGCGGCACCGGCAGCGTCACGCTCGGGTTCACGTTTGAAATCGATACCCCGTCCTTTGCCTCCCTTACCACCGGAGCCGACAACGAGGTGGCGGTGGCGAACGTGCTTTGGACTATCTACAGCGCCGGAGCCGCGCCAAAGCTGGGGCTTGGGTTTGCCGATATATGGACCGATGTTACGGGAGGACTCAAGGCCGATACATACGTCACCTTCGAGGGGTTTTACGACCATTGGGCCGCCGCGGCGGGGCATCCCGCCGGTCAACTCGACCCGCTGCTGGCGGCGCGCGGCATCAAGTATCTCGCCGATGCCTATGAACCGGACAACAGTTCCGCCGCCGCGCGGGCAATCGTCTCCGGCGCCGCCGGCGAGGCGCACACCTTCTTCGGCGCGGGAGATGCCGATTGGTTCAGCGTCGCCGTCACCAATGGCACGGCGTACACGTTCTTCACCAGCGCGTTGGGGGACGGGGCCGACACGTTGATGACGCTCTATGATACGAACGGCACAACGCAATTGGACCAGAACGACGATGAAAGCGCCAGTTCCCGCGCCTCGCGGATTGCATACACGGCCACCGCCACAAAGACGGTTTACCTGAAGCTGGAGCCGTACCGTCCCCTTATCAATGGCACAGACATCGCGTATAGCACCGGTTCCCCCTGGCCGCCGCAGATAGTGAAATACGGCTACTACACGTTCACCGTTCAGTGATCAGTTAAAAGGGCCGCCGAAATCGCCGCCGCGCCAGGTGAAACCGCCCCCCGCGCCGCCCATTCCTCCCATCCGGCTGACGATGAGCATCAGCAGCATCGGCACAGCCACCAGCACCAGCCGCATCAGGAAAATAAGCGTCAGCCCGGCGATAAGGCAGAGTACGGATGTCCCGAGCACCAGCGCCTGGAACAGCGGCGTATATTGCGTTGCGGCCAGCAGCGAGTAGTGCATATAAAATCCCGCCGCGGCCAGCGCGGCAAGCATAATGCCGGCCGTGCGCAGGAATCCAAGTATGATTTTCATGATGTGTTCCTCAACTATGCCATACCTAGAACCGCGGCCCCGTTTATTTTGCCCTCCTTGAGCTTTTTGAGGGCCAGCGGCGCGTCCTTGAACGGGAAAATTTCTACGTCGGTCTTCACCGGCACGCGCGATGCGGCGCGCAGCAGCCCGGCGGCGTCTTCGCGCGTGAAAGCGGTGACGGAGCATATTTTCTTCTCATGGAAAAGGTGTTTTTCGTAATCCATCGCCGGGATATCGTCCACGTAAATCCCCGCGAGGGCGAGCGTTCCCCCTTTATCCAATTTTTCCATCGCGGCGGGAATAATCGCTCCGGCGGGAGTGAAGGAGATCGCCCCGTCCAGGGGCGCGGGGGCGGTCTCTTCCGCCGTGCCGGCCCACGTTGCGCCGAGCGCCAGCGCATGCCGCCGGTGTTCCGCGGAGCGGGAAAAAACATAGACCTCCGCCCCTTGGTGCGCCGCGACTTGCAGCGTGATGTGGGCCGACGCGCCAAAGCCGAACAGCCCCAGCCGTTGTCCGGCCTTCACGCCGCTGGCTTTCAACGCGCGGTAGCCGATGATGCCGGCGCAGAGCAGCGGGGCGGCGTGGGCGTCGTCGAACGACTTGGGGATTTTATAAACGTATTCAATGCGCGCCACCATGTATTCGGCATAGCCGCCGTTGCGGTGCAGTCCGGTAAAGCGCGCATGGGCGCAAAGGTTTTCATTGCCACGGCGGCAATACGCGCATTCGCCGCAGGTGGCGAAAAGCCACGCCACTCCCACACGGTCGCCCACTTTGAACGTCTTGGTGCCGGTTCCGGCCTCCACCACGCGCCCCACCACCTGGTGGCCGGGACCGATAGGCAGCACCGGCGCGGCGATCTCCCCCTCCACCGTGTGAAGGTCGGTGCGGCACACGCCGCAGGCGGTCACTTCGATCAAAACTTCCCCCGGCAGCGGCACCGGCAGCTTCAGCCGCTCAAGCTTGAGCGGGTTCCCCTCCAGCGGTCCCGGCTTGCGCAATACCCATGCTTTCATGCCGCCATTCTACACCGGGCGGCGGCGAGGGTTGACCTTTCCCGCTTATTACGTTACTTTTGCGCTTGGTTAAAGATAAGGAGACGCCATGACCTACCCGTTATCGCTTCAGGGAAAAAACGCGCTCATCTTTGGCGTGGCAAACGACCGCAGCATCGCCTGGGGTATCGCGGAAGAGCTGCACCGCGCCGGGGCGAACCTTGCCTTCACCTACGCGGGTGAGATACTGGAAAAGCGCGTCCGCCCGCTGGCGGAGTCGGTCGGCGCCACGTTCGTCGAGCCGTGCGACGTTACGAGCGATGAGCAGATCGAAAAGGTCATGGCGGCCTTTAAGGAAAAAGTCGGCCGCCTCGACATTCTCATCCACGCCGTCGCTTTCGCCGACCGCGAGGACTTAAAGGATCATTTTTACACCACCAGCCGCAAAGGGTTCGCCATGGCGATGGACATCTCGGTTTTCTCGCTGGTGGCCATTACCCGCGCGGCGCTGCCGCTGATGGAAGGGGGCGAAGCGAGCGTTTTGACCCTTTCCTATTACGGCGCGGAGAAGGTGGTGAAGAGGTACAACGTGATGGGGGTGGCGAAGGCGGCGCTGGAAGCGTCCGTGCGCTACCTCGCCAACGACCTCGGCCCCAAGGGGATACGCGTGAACGCCATATCGGCCGGGCCGATCAAAACGCTGGCCGCCAGCGGCATCGGCGATTTCCGCAGCATGCTCAAGCACCACGAAAAAACCGCGCCGCTCCACCGCAACGTTTCGCAGGAAGAGGTGGGGAAGGCGGCGCTGTATCTCTGCTCGCCGCTCGCGTCCGGCGTCACCGGCGAGATCATGTATGTGGATTGCGGCTACAACATCATGGCCAGCGTTCCCGCCGAAGAAGCGGCCAAGGCGGAGTAGCCACATCAAAACGCTCATCAGTGTCATCAACGCCGGGGAGGTGAAAGAGCTTCCCCGGATGCCCGATTTTCTCGATCTGAAAGACCCGCATGGCGGCTCGCTCGGCATGCCGATGCTGGCCTCGATAGAGGCGGTGCGCGCCGCCGCGGGGGACGCCGTCACCCTTTCCGCCGCCATCGGCGACGCCGCGTATGAACCGGAATTCTACGCGCAACGCGCGGTGGACGCCGCGCTGGCGGGGGCCGATATCGTGAAGGTGGGGCTGAAGGACGTTTCGGCGGAGCAGGCGCCGTGGTTTTTGTCGGCCATCCGCCGCTCGCTTGACGCGCGCGCGCCGTATACCCGCATTGTCGCGGGTTTCTACGCCGACCTGATGGATGACGCCGCGCTCAAAAAATATCCCGCCGCCGCGCAAAGCGCCGGGGTGTGGGGCTGCCTTATCGATACCTACGACAAAAGCGGCAAACGGCTGGGGCACTATTGCGGGCCGGAGACGCTGGCCGGATTTACCGCCGACTGCCGCGCGCGCGGCCTGAAAAGCGCGTTGGCCGGGGGATTGATGGAAGGGGATCTGATCTGGCTGGACGAGGCGGAGCCCGACATCGTCGGCTTCCGCTCCGCCGTGGCCAAGGGGAAGCGCCACGAATCCGGCATCGACCCGAAAAAAGCAACCGGCATCTTTTTCGCCGTCGACCAGCTCAACCGCTAATTCCCTTGTCATTCCCGCGAAAGCGGGAACCCAGACATATTTTCAAAGCTTCCCCCATCGGCCCGCTAGGGCTGATGAAGAGAGCTTTGATATTATTTCTGGGTCCCGGGTCAAGCCCGGGATGACAGGGAGAAGCATTGGGAAAGAGCTTTTTTAGGTGACGAGGACAAACTTCCGCGTTACCGCGCCCAGCGGTTTGATTTGAGGAGGTCGAAAGTTATCTGGTTTTCGGCCAGCAGTTCCTTTTCCAATCTGTCGAAATAGCCTGGCGGGGCGGTTCTTTCGGAGTAGCCGGTTTCCAGCCGGTTGCGCAGCGAATGGGTGAGGAAGCCTTTGTCGGTGATGATGCCGACCACATCCCCCTCGCTGCAAAATGCGCGCTGCTCCGTTTTGCGGAAGAGCGAATCCCCCATCGCGGAAAAAGAATCGCCGAAGCCGAGGAGGTCGATGATGGTCGGCAGGATATCGAGTTGGCTGCCGACGGTGCCGATCACCCCCGGCTCCCTGAAAATTCCCGGCGCGTAAATGACGAGCGGCGTGTTGAATTTTTCCCGGTACCCGCCGCTTCCGTTTCCGTAATGCACCTGCGCGTGGTCTGCGGTGAAGATGAAAACGGTTTTGGCGAACCACGGCTCTTTTTCAGCCGCGGCCATGAATTCCCCGATGCTCCAGTCGGAATAGCGGAGGGTGTTCAAAAACCCCTCTTCGCTTTCGGCGGCGGGGGCCTTTAAATCCCACCGTTTCCCGAGGGGGGGGTAGGGGGTGTGCGTGGTGCCGGTGAAGAGGTACGCGATGAACGGTTTTTTCGCCTTGTCGAGCCGCGCTTTTAAAAACATCAGCGTTTCATAGTCCCAGCCGAATTTGCTGGCGGTGTAGTCGGGGTAGTCCAAAAGCCGGGGGTAATCCTCCATGCCGTAATATTCCGCGAACCCGGCGGCGCCGGCGATGGCGTCCACCATGAACGAGCGGCGGCGGGATGCCTGCAGGAAAACGGTTTCGTAATCGTGGCGGCGGGCGATCTCGCCCAATTTGGAAATGGCGGATACCTCCAGCCCGAAGCCGAGCGCCGGGATGCCGTTCACCGGAGGGACGCCGGTGATGGTGGCCTGTATGCCGGTGATGCTCCGCTGGCCCGCGGCGTAAAAGTTGGTGAATTTCATCCCGCCGGAAGCCAGCCGGTCGAAGTTCGGCGTCACCTGGTAATTGTTGTGCCCGAAGCTGTCGATGTATTTCACCCCCCAGCTTTCCATCAGGACGAAGACGATGTTATGGCCGGTCGGCGCGGCGGCAAAGCGTTTTTGCATGGGGTATTCGCCATCGGGCAGGTTGAGCGCCACTTTCGCCTCTTGCGGCGGCATGAGGTTCAGGTTGGCGCGGCCGGCGTGGCGGATGGAATGGTAGGCGGTGAACGCGCCGTTGAGCATGAGGTTTCCCAGCGCCGTGTTGCCGCGCGAGAAGGCGTCGATGATGCCGAGCGGCTTGTCCGATACGCTGCCGCGTATGCCGAGGAAGAGGACGATGGTCAACAGCAGGAAATTAAGCGGCGCGTTTTTGGGGGCCTTTTCGGGGCGGTGCAGTATCTTTTTCCAGAGCAGGGCGGTCGCCGCCGCGAAGAGGGCGAAGACAAGCAACTGCGGCAGGTAGACGGTGAA
This is a stretch of genomic DNA from Nitrospinota bacterium. It encodes these proteins:
- a CDS encoding YkgJ family cysteine cluster protein — translated: MFAEPDGQKTALVQPFNDNGALDACRDCSGAKCCGNIKHGGTIEPPFLTSFDVAQIGKFTGLHPDVYSEIVVNPHTGNEVRFLKTTSREGCHFLNEGRCTIHDHRPIDCRLFPLDLKMVEGELTWVIYSYNHCELTARDMAILAKQMKTALAALGSETEDYATVPVPGMKNIPFKVVGRALEKPVIV
- a CDS encoding PPC domain-containing protein, encoding MDEPMMPRKGWAVLAAMFLCACGQTSSSLPGGGGGNGGGGLSPTGSCYTAPSRTSSGGGTTILSGTVYYEDRTYDATGFTGVACLPVRNAAVELVSGSAVAAAATTDAAGAYSLTLPAAGTYYVRALAQSGAVYAAVVKDELDSSTYAVRSADIAAAGGDTWNVTLSAGMTGAGSAFNIYDNLVKAQSVLLKYAPAATLPSLTAYWHTGKTTGTYYSLSGGAHRLDILGSASDSDAYDDSVILHEMGHYAAAVFSKDSSGGGAHGLTGHYDIRLTWSEGWANFFSSLVKAELGEPNPHVYVDTNGGSGTGSVTLGFTFEIDTPSFASLTTGADNEVAVANVLWTIYSAGAAPKLGLGFADIWTDVTGGLKADTYVTFEGFYDHWAAAAGHPAGQLDPLLAARGIKYLADAYEPDNSSAAARAIVSGAAGEAHTFFGAGDADWFSVAVTNGTAYTFFTSALGDGADTLMTLYDTNGTTQLDQNDDESASSRASRIAYTATATKTVYLKLEPYRPLINGTDIAYSTGSPWPPQIVKYGYYTFTVQ
- a CDS encoding SpoIID/LytB domain-containing protein; translated protein: MKNFTWPLVAALLICAAPAAVRAEEEAPFPFEMAPEGNILDEPEKAVAPPRLESLLSLEMRVALIRAASSATLAGEGNLLITSAESGARLNTGDLQTITVQRSPHGIRINTLVFPIRSIRVESPDGIIGINGKRYRGYIVLWDNGKGTFDVVNHVMLEDYLRSVVAAEMPKSWPVEALKAQAVAARTYALFRRQEMNENYFDLETTVMDQVYGGVANEDPRTDKAVSGTAGMILMYKNQVARTFFHANCGDRTEDGVEVFQKVSVPYLKSVPCEYGKKSPYYTWQIGVRMNEIEAALARAGLHRGKIASLATQSRTKTGRVKTLALHNGRNVTMVDAVAFRLALGPARLKSTRFTIQKQGTMVTFKGIGYGHGVGLCQWGAKGMADAGRRFGDILGKYYPGATVAVNVLASVPE
- a CDS encoding zinc-dependent alcohol dehydrogenase family protein, which gives rise to MKAWVLRKPGPLEGNPLKLERLKLPVPLPGEVLIEVTACGVCRTDLHTVEGEIAAPVLPIGPGHQVVGRVVEAGTGTKTFKVGDRVGVAWLFATCGECAYCRRGNENLCAHARFTGLHRNGGYAEYMVARIEYVYKIPKSFDDAHAAPLLCAGIIGYRALKASGVKAGQRLGLFGFGASAHITLQVAAHQGAEVYVFSRSAEHRRHALALGATWAGTAEETAPAPLDGAISFTPAGAIIPAAMEKLDKGGTLALAGIYVDDIPAMDYEKHLFHEKKICSVTAFTREDAAGLLRAASRVPVKTDVEIFPFKDAPLALKKLKEGKINGAAVLGMA
- a CDS encoding HigA family addiction module antidote protein; translated protein: MSKNKLKPVHPGTLLLKEFLEPLGISQRALAGGIAVPPRRVNEIVLGKRGISADTALRLGRYFGMSAGFWLNLQKRFEMDTAIDRAGDLIERQVKARSAA
- the queA gene encoding tRNA preQ1(34) S-adenosylmethionine ribosyltransferase-isomerase QueA → MSTRLADYDFPLPPELIARYPADKRDRSRLMRLDRATGAISHHTFADLPELLNGGDTLVLNETRVIPARVFGTIPAGAEIEMLVVRFDAGEVVAMVRGLKKLKPGMRIDFGNGLSGEFLRREGEMGVFRFALPEEAVKEWLRVHGAIPLPPYMEREEEPLDRERYQTVFAAKDGSCAAPTAGLHFTPELLARLAEKKVLREKITLHVGPGTFKPITEEDITRHAIDPEYADVPRPLFDRLLDAKRRGGRVVAVGTTVTRSLEAAARHGGEFSGPTGLYISPGFEFRVVDALITNFHLPKSSLLVLAAAFAGRERILAAYAAAVQERYRFYSYGDAMLII
- a CDS encoding type II toxin-antitoxin system RelE/ParE family toxin, with protein sequence MIRNFKDKDAKAIFERRRVKKFPDSLAQRAFEKLIMLDAAERIDDLRLPPGNRLEALGGNRRGQWGIRINGQRRICFRRENGNDADVEICDYH